The following coding sequences lie in one Paramisgurnus dabryanus chromosome 16, PD_genome_1.1, whole genome shotgun sequence genomic window:
- the ttc9c gene encoding tetratricopeptide repeat protein 9C: MDERALDPNAGDVGTETCLGATGGSSGSRLDSQLADAVRLKAEGNAFYREKKLRTAIGRYHRALLVLRGMDSEVNSGLEGFGAQIPKLNPEQEQLLRTTQVDCYNNLAACLLQREVVDYARVLEYSMKVLQWRPGNAKALYRAGVASLELGDVQTSRQYLLQASRGTPNDANIKKQLQRVEERLSKDYQKEKALYKGMFSKQKQGEEPLADEKTPKPV; encoded by the exons ATGGACGAACGG GCGTTAGATCCTAATGCAGGAGATGTTGGGACAGAGACATGTTTGGGAGCCACTGGAGGATCATCTGGTTCCCGTTTGGACTCGCAGCTGGCCGATGCTGTTCGATTAAAGGCGGAGGGTAATGCTTTTTACCGGGAGAAGAAACTGCGCACCGCCATCGGACGTTATCACCGAGCTTTGCTTGTTCTCCGTGGCATGGACTCTGAGGTTAACTCTGGCCTTGAAGGGTTTGGCGCTCAGATACCTAAACTGAACCCAGAACAGGAGCAGCTGCTGAGGACCACTCAAGTAGATTGCTATAACAATTTAGCAg CATGTTTGCTACAGCGTGAGGTGGTGGACTATGCTCGTGTATTAGAGTACAGTATGAAGGTGCTCCAGTGGAGGCCAGGTAACGCTAAGGCCCTGTACAGAGCTGGGGTGGCATCGTTAGAACTAGGTGATGTTCAGACCTCTCGACAGTACCTCTTACAAGCCAGCAGAGGGACACCTAATG ATGCCAACATTAAGAAACAGCTACAGCGAGTGGAGGAGAGACTGAGCAAAGACTATCAGAAAGAGAAGGCGCTCTACAAAGGCATGTTCAGTAAGCAGAAACAAGGGGAAGAGCCATTGGCAGATGAGAAGACCCCAAAACCTGTTTAA
- the LOC135759014 gene encoding uncharacterized protein — MAGRRSCVNSLWSGSERVRIGERLKATLAGIMELDLLRGRQLEMVDAVLEATKATAHRGEEQESVAEDGAAAPHRQQSLSPAHPDMPCLSATGDGISSRWSTLSWDVPSDLMSSTTPDLSGTTALDCDSRPSSGFYSVSGSSLSDSCYSVSSEAAAGGAVKGCWRPRSLDHSATQWREVESQNAECPERTVEKQDRRPFSTGDLEINSLVFLTDLCSSLGGIHPGSFLPSSNSSPQVQLDPKFCSNLVSRKTKEIYPYPSPLHAVALQSPLFTSCQEPSPTRLSPSPESEQPVEPVLEEPPKKNQSPPSPSFTQLELYINRLVHQYHSRMAAETSSRGRQKNIAGYEGLHPRSVSSSSLSGGSVTPCKSILGNSSRVSLSSIGKHASRNSINLGNLPSVTGEDFNISFHLNLNLNLNPNLNKTLNFDAKNVNEEVTGSCGHLSASLVTPTASPSSSTSTITSTPNWSRRPRISTCPSSVNHRGSLEITGKTFTPMGFSKSLDWSGASREEVEGCPPIKASNSPLKLNEDSAFVCEISRVSGLPRSVVIGLMEEGVELDTECFRSERGVGSASPNNVPTLHSTRSSFQLPFGLEQTNVTSSANVWTGSAGTGQDFLSQQHHLQVSHSDCHSALTSQSSSPHSDNSGPTPTRSSPILPFPHNQSDPGSSPCSSQTRVHSPPRLLSNSPFTPAQLSVFRRDSPSQCSLPRFHPCSSPLEGLNRPRGGSLRQNAGVGWKPQDRGWRRSGDGDRLYQGKHASRELIRASTVSSYSGRDYSIGWEDEMGTQTPKKGGKFWKGFEARLWGREEEDAERDERASGFTWRHTSLKETSSTSHQQRGSNSKKKGTSWDGRSSSLRLSRRALFRSESQGILEPQKQESNQWRSSFEISRAGRGSERSRHLVRKEEKHHSSTASLFHLSRSQSLEGSSRSLSPLSSSSLSPSPPPSAPLTRSRSFRDLGRKVFGSMRSLSFNKNQKSKKKD, encoded by the exons ATGGCCGGTCGTCGCAGTTGCGTGAATTCGCTATGGTCAGGCAGCGAACGGGTTCGTATCGGGGAGCGATTGAAAGCCACTCTGGCGGGCATCATGGAGTTGGACCTGCTCAGAGGACGACAGCTGGAGATGGTGGATGCGGTACTGGAGGCGACCAAAGCGACCGCACACCGGGGGGAAGAACAGGAGAGTGTCGCCGAGGATGGTGCCGCAGCCCCCCACAGGCAACAG AGTCTGTCCCCAGCACACCCTGATATGCCTTGTCTGAGCGCAACAGGAGATGGGATAAGCTCACGCTGGTCCACCTTGTCTTGGGATGTCCCGTCTGATCTGATGTCCTCAACCACTCCGGACCTCTCGGGCACCACAGCACTTGACTGCGACTCCAGACCCAGCTCAG GCTTTTATTCGGTCAGTGGGAGTTCTCTCTCAGACTCTTGTTATTCAGTGTCCAGTGAGGCAGCTGCTGGAGGGGCAGTGAAAGGGTGCTGGAGGCCTCGCTCGCTGGATCATAGCGCAACCCAATGGAGGGAGGTTGAATCTCAGAATGCAGAGTGTCCTGAACGGACAGTGGAGAAACAGGACAGAAGGCCCTTTTCTACTG GGGATCTAGAAATCAACAGCCTCGTATTCCTGACAGACCTCTGTTCCAGTTTGGGAGGAATACACCCAGGCTCTTTTCTGCCCTCTTCCAACTCCAGTCCACAGGTTCAGTTGGACCCCAAATTCTGCTCAAACCTAGTGTCCCGAAAGACAAAAGAGATCTACCCTTACCCTAGTCCACTTCATGCTGTGGCCCTCCAGAGCCCCCTGTTCACCTCCTGCCAGGAACCTTCACCTACCCGCCTCTCCCCCAGCCCAGAGAGCGAGCAACCTGTAGAGCCTGTGCTTGAGGAACCTCCCAAGAAGAACCAGTCTCCACCTTCTCCATCGTTTACTCAGCTGGAGCTATACATCAACAGATTAGTCCATCAGTATCACAGCAGGATGGCAGCTGAAACTTCCAGTCGTGGACGCCAAAAGAACATTGCTGGTTACGAGGGGCTTCACCCCAGAAGTGTGTCCTCTTCGAGCCTGTCTGGAGGTAGTGTGACTCCATGTAAGTCTATATTAGGAAATTCGTCGAGAGTCAGCCTGAGCAGTATTGGCAAACATGCAAGTCGCAATTCCATCAACCTTGGCAACTTGCCCTCTGTGACAGGAGAGGATTTCAACATCAGCTTTCATTTGAATCTGAATTTGAACCTAAATCCAAATCTGAACAAGACATTGAATTTTGAtgctaaaaatgtaaatgaggagGTAACAGGGTCATGTGGACATCTTTCTGCCAGTTTGGTAACTCCAACTGCATCCCCTTCTTCTTCTACGTCTACTATCACCAGCACTCCAAATTGGAGCAGGAGACCAAGAATCTCCACCTGCCCCTCCTCAGTGAACCACCGTGGGTCTCTGGAGATAACTGGAAAGACCTTTACACCAATGGGCTTCTCCAAATCACTAGACTGGAGTGGAGCCTCAAGGGAAGAGGTGGAGGGCTGTCCtccaatcaaagcttcaaataGCCCTCTTAAACTTAATGAGGACTCAGCATTTGTGTGTGAAATATCTCGTGTATCAGGACTGCCAAGATCTGTCGTTATTGGTTTGATGGAGGAGGGGGTGGAGTTGGATACAGAATGTTTTAGAAGTGAAAGAGGTGTGGGATCTGCATCTCCAAATAATGTTCCTACACTACACTCTACCAGGTCTTCATTTCAACTTCCTTTCGGACTGGAACAAACTAATGTGACATCATCAGCAAATGTCTGGACTGGAAGTGCAGGCACAGGACAGGACTTCTTATCCCAGCAGCACCACTTGCAAGTTTCCCACTCCGATTGCCATTCGGCACTTACATCACAGTCAAGTAGCCCTCATTCGGACAATTCAGGCCCCACACCCACTCGTTCCTCTCCCATCCTACCTTTCCCACATAATCAGTCAGACCCTGGCTCTTCTCCTTGCTCCTCCCAGACCAGAGTCCACTCCCCTCCTCGGTTACTTTCTAATTCACCTTTCACTCCTGCCCAACTATCAGTGTTTCGCCGTGACTCCCCGTCCCAGTGCTCTCTGCCACGTTTTCACCCATGTAGTTCCCCACTGGAGGGTCTCAATCGACCTCGCGGAGGGTCCCTCAGGCAGAATGCAGGGGTTGGATGGAAGCCTCAAGACAGAGGCTGGAGAAGAAGTGGCGATGGAGATAGACTGTACCAGGGCAAACATGCTTCCAGAGAGCTTATCCGAGCATCCACAGTGAGTAGTTACTCAGGCAGAGACTATAGCATCGGTTGGGAGGATGAAATGGGCACTCAGACACCTAAAAAGGGTGGAAAGTTCTGGAAAGGCTTTGAAGCACGACTTTGGGGAAGAGAGGAGGAAGATGCAGAGAGAGACGAGAGGGCCAGTGGATTCACTTGGAGGCACACCTCTTTGAAAGAAACGTCATCCACTAGTCACCAACAAAGAGGGAGCAATTCAAAAAAGAAAGGAACGAGTTGGGACGGCAGGAGCTCCAGTCTCCGGTTGTCCaggcgagcgttattccgaagCGAGTCTCAGGGAATACTCGAGCCACAGAAACAGGAAAGCAATCAGTGGCGGTCCTCTTTTGAAATCAGCCGAGCAGGCCGGGGATCCGAACGAAGTCGCCATCTTGTGAGAAAGGAAGAGAAGCATCATTCTTCAACTGCCAGTCTTTTCCATCTCTCTCGTTCTCAGAGCCTAGAGGGAAGCAGTCGCTCGCTCTCTCCTCTTTCGTcctcttctctctctccctccccaCCTCCATCAGCCCCTCTTACTCGATCCAGATCATTCCGTGACCTTGGAAGAAAAGTTTTCGGCTCTATGAGGTCCCTCAGTTTCAATAAAAATCAGAAATCAAAAAAGAAAGATTAG